In the Thermodesulfovibrionales bacterium genome, TCTCTCGAGCTCTTCAAAAGGAGACAGCGCCAAAGGTTTCTCGGTCTTGATTAGTTCTTTAGTCCCTTTCATGTCATACCTCCCTTCTATACTTTCAATCTAGAATGAAGAGGGTGAAATTGCAAAAGCGGAATTTTCGAGATTTCTCCGTTTTTTGGCAAGAAATGAATAACAAGGACAAAAATGATCTGCTTTTGTATGTCTAATCGAAAAAGCTTGAACTCCTGCAGCCTTTTCTCCTTTTTGCTTTATGCCGCTGGAGGCAATAGCATGGCTGTGACAGGGTTCGCTAAAAGCGCATAATATCAATAGCATATGGGTTCACGAGAGGCCTTCATTCAGGTGACCATCCATTTTCCTGGGTTTACATTTTTCGCGGATGTAGTATCATTATAAGTACATGGAAAGAGGAGGGTTTAATCTGCTGCTTGAGGAATCGGTGAAAATCCATGGCCACCTCTGTCCGGGGCAGGTGCTTGGGGTGAGGATGTCGCTCCTTGGCCTCAGGGGAGCCGGCATCAGCGATCCGAAGGGGACTGACAGGAAGAACCTTATGGTCTTTGTCGAGATGGACAGATGCGCCACTGATGCAATTCAGTCTGTAACGGGCTGCACTCTCGGTCACAGGACGATGAAGTTTCTTGACTATGGAAAGATGGCGGCGACCTTCGTAAATCTCAAGACAGGGATGAGTATAAGGGTCATCGCAAAGGAGGGCACGAGAGATCGGGCGAGGGAGCGTTTCCCCGGGATCGACAATAAATACCTGGCGCAACTTGAGGCATACAAAATGATGGCTGACGAAGATCTCTTCGACGTAATGGAGGTGGACGTCCCACTGAACCCTGAGGATATGCCGGGAAGACCCCTTAGGCGGGTAAAATGCGACCTCTGCGGGGAATGGGTCCAGGATATGAGAGAGACCCGTCAAGGTGGAAGGGTTGTCTGCAGGGCCTGCGCAGATGGCGGATACTACACTGCAAGGAGTCATTTTTTATCGGCCTCCGTTATGCAGAAAAGTCATAACGGCATCGAAATCAGGTCAAAATTGTGGATTGAAGTTGATGGTGAGCCGGTCTTCGGACGGGGCAGAGAGTTCTTGCTCCGGGCAATCGACGCCCATGGTTCCATCAGCCAGGCTGCCAAAGAGATCGGTATCTCCTACCGGAAGGCATGGAGTTATATCAAGTCAATGGAAGAACGGCTCGATATGAAATTGGTTGAGCGAAAGGCAGGCGGCAGAAATGGTGGAGGAGCTTCGCTGACGAAGGAGGCGAGAGATCTTCTCGGAAGGTATAGAATGATGGATGAAGGCATACGGGATGTTGTTGATGCCAAATTCAGGAGACTCTTCCGTTGAACAGGCAAGGAGTCCTCTATGTGTGACACCCATTCCGGCGAAGGCAAGATGAAGGCAGGCATCATGACCATTCCGCTCCATGAGGCGGTGGGGAAGGTTCTGGCACACGATATCACGGAAATAAGGAAGGATGAATTCAAGGGCAGGGCCTTCAAGAGAGGGCAGATTGTCAGGGAGGAGGATATCTGCTACCTTCAGAGACTCGGGAAGGAACACCTTTTTATTTTGACGCTCTCCGATGACGAGATGCATGAAGACGACGCGGCCCGTTTGCTCGCATCTGCACTCATGGGGCGCGGCGTCGAAATCCAGGGAGAACCGAAGGAAGGAAAAATCAACATCGTTGCAGCGAAGGACGGTCTCCTGAAGGTTAACAAGGACCTTCTCCTTGAGTTCAACATGCTCGGCGACGCAATGTGTGCTACGATGCATAATAATACCGTTGTTACGAAAGGCCGGATCGTTGCAGGGACAAGAGCCATTCCCCTCGTGCTCAAGAAAAGGATCGTTGAGGAGGCTGTCTCAGTGGCACGAAAGGGACAAGGCATCATCGAAGTGAAAGAAATGAGGAGACCGAGGGCAGGCGTCGTCATTACAGGGAACGAAGTCTATCACGGAAGAATCAAGGATGCCTTTGCGCCGGTCGTCGAGAAGAAGATAAGAGACTTCGACGGCGAGGTTGTCGGGATTTACTATGCCCCGGATGATGAGGGGTTTATCGAGGCAAGATTAAGGGAATTGCTGTCTGCAGGCGCAGACCTTCTCATCACGACAGGAGGAATGTCCGTTGACCCCGACGACGTTACACGTTTTGCTGTGAGGAGACTCGGTGCGGTTGGCATGACCTATGGCTCTGCGGTTCTGCCGGGGGCCATGTTCCTGATAGCATATGTGCCGGTTGCGCCTTCAGCAGACAAGACTTCTCCATTGCCACAACAAGGAAGCTCTGAATTTTCGGACTCCTGCTCCGCAGGGCTCATCCCTTTGCTTGGCATCCCGGCGTGCGGCATGTACCATAAGACCACGGTCTTCGATCTTATCCTTCCTAGGGTGCTCGCGAGTGAATGGATAGGGAGGAGAGAGCTTGCGGAACTCGGCCATGGAGGGCTCTGTCTCGATTGCGGGGAATGCACGTTCCCTGTTTGCCCTTTCGGAACGTAAAATGCTGATAATAGCCCTCTTACGCTTGACTATAGCCTATTCTCTCTCTTTTTCGCTTATGATCGTCCTATTGACTGAGTATAAGACAAAACGCTTTGCAAAAGCACAAAAGG is a window encoding:
- a CDS encoding FmdE family protein, with amino-acid sequence MERGGFNLLLEESVKIHGHLCPGQVLGVRMSLLGLRGAGISDPKGTDRKNLMVFVEMDRCATDAIQSVTGCTLGHRTMKFLDYGKMAATFVNLKTGMSIRVIAKEGTRDRARERFPGIDNKYLAQLEAYKMMADEDLFDVMEVDVPLNPEDMPGRPLRRVKCDLCGEWVQDMRETRQGGRVVCRACADGGYYTARSHFLSASVMQKSHNGIEIRSKLWIEVDGEPVFGRGREFLLRAIDAHGSISQAAKEIGISYRKAWSYIKSMEERLDMKLVERKAGGRNGGGASLTKEARDLLGRYRMMDEGIRDVVDAKFRRLFR
- a CDS encoding molybdopterin-binding protein, with protein sequence MCDTHSGEGKMKAGIMTIPLHEAVGKVLAHDITEIRKDEFKGRAFKRGQIVREEDICYLQRLGKEHLFILTLSDDEMHEDDAARLLASALMGRGVEIQGEPKEGKINIVAAKDGLLKVNKDLLLEFNMLGDAMCATMHNNTVVTKGRIVAGTRAIPLVLKKRIVEEAVSVARKGQGIIEVKEMRRPRAGVVITGNEVYHGRIKDAFAPVVEKKIRDFDGEVVGIYYAPDDEGFIEARLRELLSAGADLLITTGGMSVDPDDVTRFAVRRLGAVGMTYGSAVLPGAMFLIAYVPVAPSADKTSPLPQQGSSEFSDSCSAGLIPLLGIPACGMYHKTTVFDLILPRVLASEWIGRRELAELGHGGLCLDCGECTFPVCPFGT